One genomic window of Corallococcus caeni includes the following:
- a CDS encoding HTTM domain-containing protein has translation MNRLQTHVRRFWLEPASSDGLAFLRIAVAALSLFQLAVLWPHLPALYGNFGLVQWVITDVGAGDWAPSLGRMGLLLAPLGISTMTTMYAVFVLYAVGLVGLLLGYRTRFFAVLTWFTHGLTSANAYLSLYGVDTILHVLFFYLVFMPSAGRWSLDARAGRVFTGPTSGARVALRTLQFHLCFIYLDTGLAKAQGVQWWNGEALWRALMQPQFRAFDFSWLASYPLLARVGCWSTLLIEVGYAGMIWVPRLRRPWLVATLLLHAGIAVCLRLWLFSLTMGVFNLAAFAWSWRASEAPVKGADAPPEEAPGAALQPV, from the coding sequence ATGAACCGTCTCCAGACCCACGTGCGGCGCTTCTGGTTGGAGCCCGCTTCCTCCGACGGGCTCGCCTTCCTGCGCATCGCCGTCGCGGCCCTCTCCCTCTTCCAGCTCGCCGTCCTCTGGCCGCACCTGCCGGCGCTGTACGGCAACTTCGGCCTCGTCCAGTGGGTCATCACCGATGTCGGCGCGGGCGACTGGGCGCCCAGCCTGGGGCGGATGGGGCTGCTGCTGGCGCCCCTGGGCATCAGCACGATGACCACGATGTACGCCGTGTTCGTCCTCTACGCGGTGGGCCTGGTGGGCCTGCTGCTGGGCTACCGCACGCGCTTCTTCGCGGTGCTCACCTGGTTCACGCATGGCCTGACGTCCGCGAACGCGTACCTGTCGCTCTACGGCGTGGACACCATCCTCCACGTCCTCTTCTTCTACCTGGTGTTCATGCCGTCCGCGGGGCGCTGGTCCCTGGATGCGCGAGCGGGCCGGGTCTTCACCGGTCCCACGTCCGGGGCCCGCGTGGCGTTGCGCACGCTCCAGTTCCACCTGTGCTTCATCTACCTGGACACCGGCCTGGCCAAGGCGCAGGGCGTCCAGTGGTGGAACGGCGAGGCCCTCTGGCGCGCGCTGATGCAGCCGCAGTTCCGTGCGTTCGACTTCTCCTGGCTCGCCTCGTACCCGCTGCTGGCGCGGGTGGGCTGCTGGAGCACGCTGCTCATCGAGGTGGGCTACGCGGGGATGATCTGGGTCCCCCGGCTGAGGCGGCCCTGGCTGGTGGCCACGCTGCTGCTGCACGCGGGCATCGCCGTCTGCCTGCGGCTGTGGCTGTTCTCCCTGACGATGGGGGTCTTCAACCTGGCGGCCTTCGCCTGGTCCTGGCGGGCCTCGGAGGCCCCCGTGAAGGGGGCGGACGCGCCGCCGGAAGAGGCCCCCGGCGCCGCGCTCCAGCCGGTGTGA
- a CDS encoding annexin, with protein MAIDGPRNNGLPRTLPQQPPAPKPAPPPPPPPPPAPKPAPRDRSSFEQRPQARTGPSLGTPTTPANVVPQRNTVAGPPAPAQPQAPATPPYTQAQADKDASALREAMDGGMTGWGTDEDKIFKTLEGKTPEQIAMIRQSYQDHYGKNLDAKIRDELGGSDLQRAEGLLQGNAAKSDAVNLQAEMDSVFGSNEDMLKVLEKRSPAERHAIAQQFADMHGGTPAGQKPEDVLLARLSREMDGAQLARARSMLGAGQASTPAEANALETQALKAGLEEDMAGWGTDEGRIFERLERATPEQRAALAQDAGLKAKLKDELSTEEYDRAVGLMQGNPAQADAARLREAMGGFFGADESGVRDILQGKTPDQLTAIKAEYQRQTGKSLEDQVRGWDGGDRDVTLRMLNPPAADDAKGQAEATAERLHLAMDGLGTDEDAIRSALSGKSKAELNAVAAAYQQKYGKDLRAELDSELDGRDELELLKQDFDLGAVDPNDPNGAQERARRLREVQANESGFGVSLLDGVQHLTKGESDNDILNRNLGRAEQAIQTGDTQRANTLTGYATEDVKALQSAKDSLAETTATVAVVAATTAAVVATGGAATPLAIAGYAAVGATTRAATYAAIQGDAAGAQDLSRQALIGAVEGGTAVIPIGKGATAVTGGTRVAATTATEAAARTAVRETAEGTVRSAIKQGVKEGAIGGAAGGATDAATQSETWKDGALTGVGRVATRAVTDGTVGAVTGGIVSGGLAKGGELLKPREIPVLRNPDLPGNTTKVRYDNGQVRIEAGPHATPADIAAHQETARLLQKYEGPTGQIRQLKDRVQQALTQTPGYGTQGFESKLEVQKLKNILGGLEAAQKRIDDSIAGMSGKPTAATVAERAALQRDIANVEFQIDFHAKRLDSLAPGTGSVAMHGTPTTTPDWPDVGKSVNTVGQVQPPAQAPMNAAESAAINDPRNLATETKQQFKARQAEGHRAYAERTYDPKTRTQAELNRDMDPSPFTRVDPTTGQKVPAETQQYAKVRAEKAQTEILRRGVIREQQLAEAFPNGPTLNVAANDAAHGSAHNAHTLDRHGASVPTNIADAPPGARTIESRVTTGDGWGSIENNSFQWSSDATMDATLNKYVADNWSTIKDELALYGYSDHLNIPVPPGTTVGKGFTATVDQAGQRTVSAANAGSYNLRLRLVDGTPPQVVVLTAFPGP; from the coding sequence ATGGCGATCGACGGACCTCGCAACAACGGCCTCCCGCGCACGCTCCCGCAGCAGCCGCCGGCGCCCAAGCCCGCTCCTCCTCCTCCACCGCCGCCTCCTCCGGCCCCCAAGCCCGCGCCCCGGGACCGCTCCAGCTTCGAGCAGCGCCCCCAGGCCAGGACCGGCCCATCACTGGGGACGCCCACCACGCCCGCGAACGTCGTGCCCCAGCGCAACACCGTCGCTGGTCCGCCGGCCCCCGCTCAGCCCCAGGCGCCCGCCACCCCGCCGTACACCCAGGCCCAGGCGGACAAGGACGCCAGCGCCCTGCGTGAGGCCATGGACGGCGGCATGACCGGGTGGGGCACCGACGAGGACAAGATCTTCAAGACGCTCGAGGGCAAGACGCCCGAGCAGATCGCGATGATCCGCCAGTCCTACCAGGACCACTACGGCAAGAACCTGGACGCCAAGATCCGCGACGAGCTGGGCGGCTCCGACCTGCAGCGCGCGGAAGGGCTGCTCCAGGGCAACGCGGCGAAGAGCGACGCGGTCAACCTCCAGGCGGAGATGGACAGCGTCTTCGGCTCCAACGAGGACATGCTCAAGGTGCTGGAGAAGCGCTCCCCCGCGGAGCGCCACGCCATCGCCCAGCAGTTCGCGGACATGCACGGCGGAACGCCCGCGGGCCAGAAGCCCGAGGACGTGCTGCTCGCCCGCCTGAGCCGGGAGATGGACGGCGCGCAGCTGGCGCGTGCCCGGAGCATGCTCGGCGCGGGACAGGCCTCCACGCCCGCGGAGGCCAACGCGCTGGAGACCCAGGCGCTCAAGGCCGGCCTGGAAGAGGACATGGCCGGCTGGGGCACCGACGAGGGCCGCATCTTCGAGCGCCTGGAGCGGGCCACCCCGGAGCAGCGCGCCGCGCTCGCGCAGGACGCGGGGCTCAAGGCGAAGCTCAAGGACGAGCTGTCCACCGAGGAGTACGACCGCGCCGTCGGCCTGATGCAGGGCAACCCGGCCCAGGCGGACGCGGCCAGGCTGCGCGAGGCCATGGGCGGCTTCTTCGGCGCGGACGAGAGCGGTGTCCGCGACATCCTCCAGGGCAAGACGCCCGACCAGCTCACCGCCATCAAGGCCGAGTACCAGCGCCAGACGGGCAAGTCGCTGGAGGATCAGGTCCGCGGCTGGGACGGCGGCGACCGCGACGTCACGCTGCGCATGCTCAACCCGCCCGCCGCCGACGACGCCAAGGGCCAGGCGGAGGCCACCGCCGAGCGGCTGCACCTGGCCATGGACGGCCTGGGCACGGACGAGGACGCCATCCGCTCCGCGCTGAGCGGCAAGTCCAAGGCGGAGCTCAACGCCGTCGCCGCCGCCTACCAGCAGAAGTACGGCAAGGACCTGCGCGCGGAGCTGGACAGCGAGCTGGACGGCCGCGACGAGCTGGAGCTGCTCAAGCAGGACTTCGACCTGGGCGCCGTCGACCCCAACGACCCCAACGGCGCGCAGGAGCGCGCGCGGCGGCTGCGCGAGGTCCAGGCCAACGAGTCCGGCTTCGGCGTGAGCCTGCTGGACGGCGTCCAGCACCTCACCAAGGGCGAGTCCGACAACGACATCCTCAACCGCAACCTGGGCCGCGCCGAGCAAGCCATCCAGACGGGCGACACCCAGCGCGCGAACACGCTGACGGGCTACGCCACGGAGGACGTCAAGGCGCTCCAGTCCGCCAAGGACTCGCTGGCGGAGACCACCGCCACCGTGGCCGTCGTCGCCGCCACCACCGCGGCCGTCGTCGCGACGGGCGGCGCGGCCACGCCCCTGGCCATCGCCGGGTACGCGGCCGTGGGCGCCACCACGCGCGCGGCGACGTACGCCGCCATCCAGGGCGACGCGGCCGGGGCGCAGGACCTGAGCCGCCAGGCGCTCATCGGCGCCGTGGAGGGCGGCACGGCGGTCATTCCCATTGGCAAGGGCGCCACCGCCGTCACGGGCGGCACGCGCGTCGCGGCCACCACCGCCACGGAGGCCGCGGCCCGCACGGCCGTGCGCGAGACGGCCGAGGGCACGGTGCGCTCCGCCATCAAGCAGGGCGTGAAGGAAGGCGCCATCGGCGGCGCGGCGGGCGGCGCCACGGACGCGGCCACCCAGAGCGAGACGTGGAAGGACGGCGCCCTCACGGGCGTGGGCCGCGTGGCCACCCGCGCGGTGACGGACGGCACCGTGGGCGCGGTGACGGGCGGCATCGTCAGCGGCGGCCTGGCCAAGGGCGGCGAGCTGCTCAAGCCGCGCGAAATCCCCGTGCTGCGCAACCCGGACCTGCCGGGCAACACCACCAAGGTGCGCTACGACAACGGCCAGGTGCGCATCGAGGCGGGGCCGCACGCCACGCCCGCGGACATCGCCGCGCACCAGGAGACAGCCCGCCTGCTCCAGAAGTACGAGGGGCCCACCGGGCAGATCCGCCAGCTCAAGGACCGCGTCCAGCAGGCCCTCACCCAGACGCCGGGCTACGGCACGCAGGGCTTCGAGTCCAAGCTGGAGGTGCAGAAGCTCAAGAACATCCTCGGCGGCCTGGAGGCGGCGCAGAAGCGCATCGACGACAGCATCGCGGGCATGAGCGGCAAGCCCACCGCGGCCACCGTCGCCGAGCGCGCGGCGCTCCAGCGCGACATCGCCAACGTGGAGTTCCAGATCGACTTCCACGCGAAGCGGCTGGACTCGCTGGCCCCGGGCACGGGCTCCGTGGCCATGCACGGCACGCCCACCACGACGCCGGACTGGCCGGACGTGGGCAAGTCGGTGAACACCGTGGGCCAGGTGCAGCCGCCCGCGCAGGCCCCGATGAACGCGGCGGAGAGCGCCGCCATCAACGACCCGCGCAACCTGGCGACGGAGACGAAGCAACAGTTCAAGGCCCGCCAGGCGGAAGGGCACCGCGCGTACGCGGAGCGCACCTACGACCCGAAGACGCGGACCCAGGCGGAGCTCAACCGGGACATGGACCCCAGCCCCTTCACCCGGGTGGATCCGACGACCGGGCAGAAGGTGCCCGCGGAGACGCAGCAGTACGCCAAGGTCCGCGCGGAGAAGGCCCAGACGGAGATCCTGCGCCGGGGCGTCATCCGCGAGCAGCAGCTGGCGGAGGCGTTCCCGAACGGCCCCACGCTCAACGTGGCCGCCAACGACGCGGCCCATGGCTCCGCCCACAACGCGCACACCCTCGACCGGCACGGGGCGTCGGTGCCCACGAACATCGCGGACGCGCCTCCCGGAGCCCGCACCATCGAGAGCCGCGTCACCACGGGCGACGGCTGGGGGAGCATCGAGAACAACTCGTTCCAGTGGTCCAGCGACGCGACCATGGACGCGACCCTCAACAAGTACGTGGCCGACAACTGGAGCACCATCAAGGACGAGCTCGCCCTGTACGGCTACAGCGACCACCTGAACATCCCCGTGCCCCCTGGCACGACGGTGGGCAAGGGCTTCACGGCCACGGTGGACCAGGCAGGGCAGCGGACGGTGTCCGCCGCGAACGCGGGCAGCTACAACCTCCGGCTGCGCCTCGTCGACGGCACCCCGCCCCAAGTGGTGGTATTGACGGCCTTCCCTGGTCCCTGA
- a CDS encoding universal stress protein has product MSIVCATDLTEGSRQAAEVAARIAARRGQPLWLVHQIHPDQLRVAAEPVREGLRALLREELQRLEPLGARVESSLLESGSSRALAVFCDAHEARLLVVGTPRDEPAALGSGVSLERIARNCSVPLLRVRDAAPFEAWLGGTRPLRVMFGVDRSHGSEAARRWLTELAADGPLELLAGHVYYAFEQCRRLGLPTPMNLDEVAPRIEEVLHREIAALAATDTGAAPRVHLRMAVGRAADHLVDLAREAEADLLVVGTHPHNVLGNLASVAHHALRLAPMAAAVVPVTPAASRGEAPLPQVRRLLVATDLSPLADEAIPFAFALAPAGSEVHLVTVVPERAGADLHRDLKQRLLERVPRGLDAREVTTRLEVLHGEDVALALVQAAERMDAELLCLGSRGHGGVKEALLGSVARKVLAQSRRPVLVLRPPVR; this is encoded by the coding sequence ATGTCCATCGTCTGCGCAACCGACCTCACCGAGGGCTCCCGTCAGGCCGCGGAGGTGGCCGCGCGAATCGCCGCCCGCCGGGGCCAGCCGCTGTGGCTCGTCCATCAAATCCACCCGGATCAGCTCCGGGTCGCGGCGGAGCCCGTGCGCGAGGGCCTGCGGGCGCTGCTGCGCGAGGAACTCCAGCGGCTGGAGCCCCTGGGCGCGCGGGTGGAGTCCTCCCTGCTGGAGAGCGGCTCCTCCCGGGCCCTGGCCGTCTTCTGCGACGCGCACGAGGCGCGACTCCTGGTGGTGGGGACGCCCCGCGACGAGCCCGCCGCCCTGGGGTCGGGCGTCAGCCTGGAGCGCATCGCGCGCAACTGCTCGGTGCCGCTGCTGCGGGTGCGCGACGCCGCGCCCTTCGAGGCCTGGCTCGGGGGGACCCGGCCCCTGCGCGTGATGTTCGGCGTGGACCGCTCCCACGGCAGCGAGGCCGCCCGGCGCTGGCTGACGGAGCTGGCCGCGGATGGCCCGCTCGAACTGCTGGCCGGACACGTCTACTACGCCTTCGAGCAGTGCCGGCGCCTGGGGCTGCCCACCCCCATGAACCTGGATGAGGTGGCGCCCCGCATCGAGGAGGTGCTCCACCGGGAGATCGCCGCGCTGGCGGCCACGGACACGGGCGCCGCGCCGCGCGTGCACCTGCGCATGGCGGTGGGGCGCGCCGCGGACCACCTGGTGGACCTGGCCCGGGAGGCGGAGGCGGACCTGCTCGTGGTGGGCACGCACCCCCACAACGTCCTGGGCAACCTGGCCTCGGTGGCGCACCACGCCCTGCGGCTCGCGCCCATGGCGGCGGCCGTGGTGCCGGTGACGCCCGCGGCCTCCCGTGGCGAGGCGCCGCTGCCCCAGGTGCGGCGGCTGCTGGTGGCCACGGACCTCTCGCCGCTCGCGGACGAGGCCATTCCCTTCGCCTTCGCGCTGGCCCCCGCGGGCTCGGAGGTGCACCTGGTGACGGTGGTCCCCGAGCGCGCCGGCGCGGACCTCCACCGCGACCTGAAGCAGCGCCTGCTGGAGCGCGTGCCCCGGGGGCTGGACGCCCGGGAGGTCACCACGCGGCTGGAGGTCCTCCACGGCGAGGACGTGGCGCTCGCGCTCGTGCAGGCCGCGGAGCGGATGGACGCGGAGCTGCTCTGCCTGGGCTCGCGCGGCCACGGCGGCGTGAAGGAGGCGCTGCTCGGGTCGGTGGCGCGCAAGGTGCTCGCCCAGAGCCGCCGGCCCGTGCTCGTGCTGCGTCCCCCCGTGCGCTGA
- a CDS encoding cation-translocating P-type ATPase gives MSAARGAVVAAVAPEPRWGLGAREAEARLRQHGPNTLTREQPAPAWRFLARQFRSGMVWLLLGACGVAALLGEGADAVAIATIVVLNALVGFLQEYRADRAVLALRALTAPGARVLRDGVSAVIPASQVVPGDALVLEAGDVVAADARLLTAHALLTLEAALTGESTPVDKQVGALPDSTPLAERRDRVFMGTSVAAGTAVAEVMATGMDTELGRIAHLVRSAQVSQTPLQQRLEGVTRMLLVLCVAVGALVAGLGVMRGESGVALLLAAVALAVAAVPEGLPTVVTLALAVGVQRMVKGHVLVRRMQAVETLGSATVICTDKTGTLTLGIMEVREVWPPESAPRVLEVAAACCDAELPAEGLGPGAGDPTELALLVAARGKGVERADVERERPRVSEQPFDSDRRRMSILRSDGVLYVKGALEALLPLCKQVPPGVTEALASLAGRALRVLAVAEGRGPEERDLTLVGLVGLADPPRPEAVAAVRAAREAGVRTVMITGDHPTTALAIAKELGLLREGEPPEGIVHARATAEEKLRIVRGWKARGEVVAMTGDGVNDAPALREAHIGIAMGRTGAEVTREASDLILTDDNFASIVAAVREGRGIYENIRKTLVYLLAGNGGELVLMLGASLLGLPLPLLPLHLLWVNLVTDGLPALALVMDPAPADVMRRPPRRPEAPMLGRREWAAVLATGLLDASVTLGTFLWALRRMSLEEARTLTFTVLVFCQVLRAFAARSAGMIHWEVGSFSNWPLLGVVVGTLALQVALPEVPMLAAFFSLVPLDAAHLALALGLGLIPVSVLELRKLVARGMTRRSRACT, from the coding sequence GTGAGCGCGGCGCGCGGCGCGGTGGTGGCGGCGGTGGCCCCGGAGCCGCGCTGGGGGCTGGGCGCGCGGGAGGCCGAAGCGCGGCTGCGCCAGCATGGCCCCAACACGCTGACGCGCGAGCAGCCCGCCCCGGCGTGGCGCTTCCTGGCCCGTCAGTTCCGCTCCGGGATGGTGTGGCTGCTGCTGGGCGCGTGCGGCGTGGCGGCGCTGCTGGGCGAGGGCGCGGACGCGGTGGCCATCGCCACCATCGTGGTGCTCAACGCGCTGGTGGGCTTCCTCCAGGAGTACCGCGCGGACCGCGCCGTGCTGGCCCTGCGCGCGCTCACCGCGCCTGGCGCGCGGGTGCTGCGCGACGGCGTGAGCGCCGTGATTCCAGCGTCCCAGGTGGTGCCGGGGGACGCGCTGGTGCTGGAGGCCGGGGACGTGGTGGCGGCGGACGCGCGGCTGCTCACCGCGCACGCGCTGCTCACGCTGGAGGCGGCGCTCACCGGGGAGAGCACGCCGGTGGACAAGCAGGTGGGCGCGCTGCCGGACTCCACCCCGCTGGCGGAGCGCAGGGACCGCGTCTTCATGGGGACCTCCGTCGCGGCGGGCACGGCGGTCGCGGAGGTGATGGCCACCGGCATGGACACGGAGCTGGGCCGCATCGCGCACCTGGTCCGGTCCGCGCAGGTGTCGCAGACCCCGCTGCAGCAGCGGCTGGAGGGCGTCACCCGCATGCTGCTGGTGCTGTGCGTGGCGGTGGGGGCCCTGGTCGCGGGGCTGGGGGTGATGCGCGGAGAGTCGGGCGTGGCGCTGCTGCTCGCGGCGGTGGCGCTCGCGGTCGCGGCGGTGCCGGAGGGGCTGCCCACGGTGGTGACGCTCGCGCTCGCGGTGGGCGTGCAGCGCATGGTGAAGGGCCACGTGCTGGTGCGGCGGATGCAGGCGGTGGAGACGCTGGGCTCCGCCACGGTCATCTGCACGGACAAGACGGGCACACTCACCCTGGGCATCATGGAAGTGCGCGAGGTGTGGCCCCCGGAGTCCGCGCCGCGCGTGCTGGAGGTGGCGGCGGCGTGCTGCGACGCGGAGCTGCCTGCCGAGGGGCTGGGGCCCGGCGCGGGCGACCCCACGGAGCTGGCGCTGCTCGTGGCCGCGCGGGGGAAGGGCGTGGAGCGCGCGGACGTGGAGCGCGAGCGCCCCCGCGTGTCTGAGCAGCCCTTTGATTCGGACCGGCGGCGCATGAGCATCCTGCGCTCGGACGGCGTGCTCTACGTGAAGGGCGCCCTGGAGGCGCTGCTGCCGCTGTGCAAGCAGGTGCCTCCGGGCGTGACGGAGGCCCTGGCCTCGCTGGCGGGGCGCGCCCTGCGCGTGCTGGCGGTGGCGGAGGGGCGGGGCCCCGAGGAGCGGGACCTCACGCTGGTGGGGCTGGTGGGGTTGGCGGATCCGCCCCGGCCCGAAGCGGTGGCGGCCGTGCGCGCGGCGCGCGAGGCCGGGGTGCGCACGGTGATGATCACCGGCGACCACCCCACCACGGCCCTGGCCATCGCGAAGGAGCTGGGCCTGCTGCGCGAGGGCGAACCTCCAGAGGGCATCGTGCACGCGCGGGCGACGGCGGAGGAGAAGCTGCGCATCGTGCGCGGATGGAAGGCGCGCGGGGAGGTGGTCGCCATGACGGGGGATGGCGTGAACGACGCGCCGGCCCTGCGCGAGGCGCACATCGGCATCGCCATGGGCCGCACCGGCGCGGAGGTCACCCGCGAGGCGTCCGACCTCATCCTCACGGACGACAACTTCGCGAGCATCGTCGCGGCCGTGCGCGAGGGGCGCGGCATCTACGAGAACATCCGCAAGACGCTCGTCTACCTGCTGGCCGGCAACGGCGGTGAGCTGGTGCTGATGCTCGGCGCGTCGCTGCTGGGATTGCCACTGCCGCTGCTGCCCCTGCACCTGCTCTGGGTGAACCTCGTCACGGACGGGCTGCCGGCGCTGGCGCTGGTCATGGACCCCGCCCCCGCGGACGTCATGCGGCGGCCGCCCCGGCGCCCCGAGGCGCCCATGCTGGGACGGCGCGAGTGGGCGGCGGTGCTGGCCACGGGCCTGCTGGACGCGAGCGTCACGCTGGGCACCTTCCTCTGGGCGCTGAGGCGCATGTCCCTGGAGGAGGCACGCACCCTGACGTTCACCGTGCTGGTGTTCTGCCAGGTGCTGAGGGCCTTCGCCGCGCGCAGCGCCGGGATGATCCACTGGGAGGTCGGGTCGTTCAGCAACTGGCCGCTGCTGGGGGTGGTCGTCGGCACGCTGGCGCTCCAGGTCGCCCTGCCGGAGGTGCCCATGCTCGCCGCGTTCTTCTCGCTCGTTCCACTGGACGCCGCGCACCTGGCGCTCGCGCTGGGCCTGGGGCTCATCCCGGTGAGTGTGCTGGAGCTGCGCAAGCTGGTCGCGCGCGGCATGACGCGAAGGAGCAGGGCATGCACGTGA
- a CDS encoding MBL fold metallo-hydrolase, producing MHVMEEEASMVSLQFLGAAGTVTGSRFLLEREGREPCRVLLDCGLFQGLKALRQRNWEPPPFDPVTLDAVVLSHAHLDHSGFLPLLARGGFRGPVHCTPGTADLLGPLLLDSAHLQEEDAERANSHGYSKHHPALPLYTVEDARRALTLVRTHPYGTPFTAGAGLEVTFRRAGHILGSATVDVAWGQGDAARHLVFSGDLGRPGRPILRDPEPVPGADVLLLESTYGDRVHAAWPEEHLARIITRTVHQGGAVVIPVFAVGRAQELLWTLHRLRDEQRLPRVSVFLDSPMAQDVTELYCRHPEDHDVDMRRLTMQARCPLCASERHWVRTAEASRALLTRTDPRVILAGSGMATGGRVLHHLKHLLPDARNTVVLAGYQAAGTRGRALQDGAARLRIHGEDVPVRARVETVDGLSAHADREELLAWLRTFPRPPRETWLVHGEPGASEALAESIRERMGWHVRVARDGERVTLE from the coding sequence ATGCACGTGATGGAAGAGGAGGCGTCCATGGTCTCGCTACAGTTCCTGGGGGCGGCGGGCACCGTCACCGGCTCCCGGTTCCTGCTGGAGCGGGAGGGCCGCGAGCCGTGCCGCGTGCTGCTCGACTGCGGCCTGTTCCAGGGGCTCAAGGCCCTGCGCCAGCGCAACTGGGAGCCGCCGCCGTTCGACCCGGTGACGCTGGACGCCGTGGTCCTCAGCCACGCCCACCTGGACCACTCCGGCTTCCTGCCGCTGCTGGCGCGGGGCGGGTTCCGCGGCCCCGTCCACTGCACGCCGGGCACGGCGGACCTGCTCGGGCCGCTGCTGCTCGACTCCGCGCACCTCCAGGAGGAGGACGCGGAGCGGGCCAACAGCCATGGCTACTCGAAGCACCATCCCGCGCTGCCGCTCTACACGGTGGAGGACGCGCGGCGCGCGCTCACGCTCGTGCGCACGCACCCCTACGGCACGCCCTTCACCGCAGGGGCGGGGCTGGAGGTGACCTTCCGGCGCGCGGGCCACATCCTCGGCTCGGCCACGGTGGACGTGGCCTGGGGGCAGGGGGACGCCGCGCGCCACCTGGTCTTCTCCGGGGACCTGGGCCGCCCGGGCCGTCCCATCCTGCGTGACCCGGAGCCCGTGCCCGGGGCGGACGTGCTGCTCCTGGAGTCCACGTATGGCGACCGCGTGCACGCGGCCTGGCCGGAGGAGCACCTGGCGCGCATCATCACGCGCACGGTCCACCAGGGCGGCGCGGTGGTCATCCCCGTCTTCGCGGTGGGGCGCGCGCAGGAGTTGCTCTGGACGCTGCACCGCCTGCGCGACGAGCAGCGCCTGCCGCGCGTCTCCGTGTTCCTGGACAGCCCCATGGCGCAGGACGTGACGGAGCTCTACTGCCGCCACCCGGAGGACCATGACGTGGACATGCGGCGGCTCACGATGCAGGCGCGCTGCCCGCTGTGCGCCTCGGAGCGCCACTGGGTGCGCACCGCGGAGGCGTCCCGGGCGCTGCTGACGAGGACGGACCCCCGGGTCATCCTCGCGGGCAGCGGCATGGCCACGGGCGGCCGGGTGCTGCACCACCTGAAGCACCTGCTGCCGGACGCGCGCAACACCGTGGTGCTCGCGGGCTATCAGGCCGCGGGCACCCGGGGGCGCGCGCTCCAGGACGGCGCGGCCCGGCTGCGCATCCACGGCGAGGACGTCCCCGTGCGGGCGCGGGTGGAGACGGTGGACGGCCTGTCGGCGCACGCGGACCGGGAGGAGCTGCTCGCCTGGCTGCGGACGTTCCCGCGCCCGCCGCGCGAGACCTGGCTCGTCCACGGGGAGCCCGGCGCCAGTGAAGCGCTGGCGGAGAGCATCCGCGAGCGCATGGGCTGGCACGTGCGGGTGGCGCGCGACGGCGAGCGCGTGACGCTGGAGTAG
- a CDS encoding 2-hydroxyacid dehydrogenase, which produces MRIAFFDTHRFDRTAFESANAAFGHALTWFEPRLTSQTVGLAAGFPAVCSFVNDRLDGPCLQALAAGGTRLVALRSAGFNHVDLEAAGRLGMTVVRVPEYSPQAVAEHTAALVLALNRKVHRAYARVREWNFSLDGLVGFDLHGKTVALVGLGRIGRATARIFHGFGCRLLAVDPRLSEGDAKALGLEPVTLEDALARADVVSLHVPLTPATRHLIDAAALARMKPGAMLINTGRGALIDSHALLAALKSGHLGAAGLDVYEEEEGIFFQDLSGQVLQDDVLARLLTFPNVLVTAHQAFLTREALDAIARTTLESVTRFERGEPLGVTEVRAEQVLPR; this is translated from the coding sequence ATGCGCATCGCCTTCTTCGACACCCACCGCTTCGACCGCACCGCCTTCGAGTCGGCCAACGCCGCCTTCGGCCACGCCCTCACCTGGTTCGAGCCCCGCCTGACGTCCCAGACGGTGGGGCTGGCCGCGGGCTTTCCCGCGGTGTGCTCCTTCGTGAACGACCGGCTGGACGGCCCGTGCCTCCAGGCGCTGGCGGCGGGGGGCACGCGGCTGGTGGCGCTGCGCTCGGCGGGCTTCAACCACGTGGACCTGGAGGCGGCCGGCCGGCTGGGGATGACCGTCGTCCGCGTGCCGGAGTACTCGCCGCAGGCCGTGGCCGAGCACACCGCCGCGCTCGTGCTCGCGCTCAACCGCAAGGTGCACCGCGCCTACGCCCGGGTGCGCGAGTGGAACTTCTCGCTGGACGGGCTGGTGGGGTTCGACCTGCACGGCAAGACGGTGGCGCTGGTGGGGCTGGGACGCATCGGCCGCGCCACCGCCCGCATCTTCCACGGCTTCGGCTGCCGGCTGCTGGCGGTGGACCCGCGGCTGTCCGAGGGCGACGCGAAGGCGCTGGGGCTGGAGCCCGTGACGCTGGAGGACGCGCTGGCCCGCGCGGACGTCGTCTCGCTGCACGTGCCCCTCACGCCCGCCACGCGCCACCTCATCGACGCGGCGGCGCTCGCCCGGATGAAGCCCGGGGCCATGCTCATCAACACCGGGCGCGGGGCGCTCATCGACAGCCACGCGCTGCTGGCGGCGCTCAAGTCCGGCCACCTGGGCGCGGCGGGCCTGGACGTGTACGAGGAGGAGGAGGGCATCTTCTTCCAGGACCTCTCCGGCCAGGTGCTCCAGGACGACGTGCTCGCGCGCCTCTTGACCTTCCCCAACGTGCTCGTCACCGCGCACCAGGCCTTCCTCACCCGCGAGGCGCTGGACGCCATCGCCCGGACCACGCTGGAGAGCGTGACGCGGTTCGAGCGGGGCGAGCCCCTGGGGGTGACGGAGGTCCGGGCCGAGCAGGTGCTCCCGCGCTGA